A genomic region of Dehalococcoidia bacterium contains the following coding sequences:
- the hisD gene encoding histidinol dehydrogenase, translating to MRIVNGSAAARTELLRRPPMDTAEVPQSMLDRLRALFGEPLTPEQAVARIIRDVRERGDDAIRDYTQRIDGVAMDALEVPRHEIEAAYKRVERPVVKALNLAAERVRAFHQRGLPHGWMDLEAGLGEMVRPLERIGVYIPGGTAAYPSTVLMTVVPARVAGVRDVALATPARKGGEVPPVVLVAADIAGVDRVYRMGGAQAIAALAYGTESVPRVDKIFGPGNLFVMLAKRQVFGAVGIDALQGPTETLIIADDSADPTICAADMLAQAEHDVLAAPLLITTSADLAEQVRRELDRQIESLERKEIAAGALGNRGGIAVVDTLTEAVGLANEYGPEHLCLLVRDPWAWVGRVKNAGGVFLGEGSPEVFGDYVAGPSHVMPTSGTARFSAPVNIRDFFKVTSVIALREDKLTELAEAASVLARAEGLTAHARAAELRLSRRPAARKIPAPMPTPKRDSFKSEPAKG from the coding sequence GTGAGAATCGTAAACGGCTCCGCCGCCGCTCGAACAGAACTGCTGCGCCGTCCGCCCATGGACACCGCGGAGGTGCCTCAGTCCATGCTGGACCGCCTGCGCGCCCTTTTCGGCGAGCCGCTGACGCCCGAACAAGCGGTGGCCCGCATCATCCGCGACGTGCGCGAACGCGGCGACGACGCCATCCGCGACTACACGCAGCGCATTGACGGCGTTGCGATGGACGCGCTGGAGGTGCCGCGCCATGAGATAGAGGCGGCCTACAAGCGGGTGGAGCGCCCCGTGGTCAAGGCGTTGAACTTGGCCGCGGAGCGGGTGCGGGCCTTCCATCAGCGCGGGTTGCCGCACGGTTGGATGGACCTGGAGGCCGGTCTTGGGGAGATGGTGCGTCCGCTGGAGCGCATCGGCGTGTACATTCCGGGCGGTACGGCGGCCTACCCGTCCACCGTCCTGATGACGGTCGTCCCCGCCAGGGTGGCGGGCGTTCGGGACGTGGCGCTGGCCACGCCCGCGCGGAAAGGTGGTGAGGTCCCGCCTGTGGTGCTGGTAGCCGCGGACATCGCGGGGGTGGACAGGGTGTATCGCATGGGCGGCGCCCAGGCCATCGCCGCTCTGGCCTACGGCACCGAGAGCGTGCCGCGAGTGGACAAGATATTCGGGCCGGGCAACCTTTTCGTCATGCTCGCCAAGCGCCAGGTCTTTGGCGCGGTGGGCATTGACGCGCTGCAAGGGCCTACGGAGACCCTCATCATCGCGGACGACAGCGCTGACCCGACCATCTGCGCCGCTGACATGCTGGCCCAGGCCGAGCACGACGTGCTGGCTGCGCCGCTGCTCATCACCACGTCCGCCGACCTGGCGGAGCAAGTACGCAGGGAATTGGACCGCCAGATCGAGAGTCTGGAGCGCAAGGAGATCGCGGCGGGGGCGCTGGGTAATCGTGGAGGCATCGCGGTGGTGGACACGCTGACGGAGGCCGTCGGCCTGGCGAACGAGTACGGGCCGGAGCACCTGTGCCTGCTGGTGCGCGACCCGTGGGCCTGGGTGGGCCGTGTCAAGAACGCGGGCGGCGTGTTCCTGGGCGAAGGCTCGCCGGAGGTCTTCGGCGACTACGTGGCCGGGCCAAGCCACGTCATGCCGACCAGCGGGACGGCCCGTTTCAGCGCGCCGGTGAACATCAGGGACTTCTTCAAGGTGACGAGCGTCATCGCCCTGCGGGAAGACAAGCTCACCGAGCTGGCGGAGGCGGCCTCCGTGCTCGCCCGCGCCGAGGGGCTGACCGCGCACGCCCGCGCCGCCGAGTTGCGG